In the Leptospira sp. WS4.C2 genome, one interval contains:
- a CDS encoding hemolysin family protein, translating to MEIIGIFLIFLLVFVNGFFVAAEFAMVSLRPSRLEELVKENRAMAHLTKKAVSKIDDMLSVCQVGITVASLLLGWIGEALFASVVSGFLRMFHIELDLVTIHSISIGVSFTLITLLHVILGELVPKTLAIQNTEAIALGVSGPMWLFYYLFFPVTFVMNRLAGGVLTLFRLQRTGDKYVHSAEELMIIIEEQRKQGRIDNAEMQLIQKTFDFSEHTAKDVMTHRLSIIGISQESTIDKMLPLIAEHSFSRYPVYDQTLDRIVGIVHVQKYLKWQAAHLSAKGKKEKITVIMEKDFVKVPESMSIERVMTKLREKKQHMAIVIDEYGGVSGLLTLEDIIEEFFGEIRDETDSDEVDVTSTNKKTKAITLDGETELSSLTGILEGEEPSDMEEVRTIAGYFMEKNEDMPKEGSIVQIKKGSLKVKKMEGNKIISILFTPKLEEDHDSEMERELSYEDR from the coding sequence ATGGAAATAATCGGCATCTTTCTCATCTTCCTTCTTGTCTTTGTCAATGGTTTCTTCGTAGCAGCCGAGTTTGCTATGGTTTCCCTTCGCCCCTCTCGCCTAGAGGAGCTTGTCAAAGAAAACAGAGCTATGGCTCATCTTACAAAAAAGGCCGTCTCGAAAATTGACGATATGTTATCGGTTTGCCAAGTGGGAATCACAGTCGCAAGCCTACTCCTTGGATGGATCGGCGAAGCTTTGTTTGCGAGTGTCGTTTCTGGGTTCCTTCGTATGTTTCATATTGAATTGGATCTAGTTACAATCCACAGCATCTCTATTGGAGTATCGTTTACTCTTATCACATTACTACATGTGATTTTAGGGGAACTTGTTCCCAAAACCCTAGCCATTCAAAACACAGAAGCAATTGCACTTGGAGTTTCTGGCCCTATGTGGTTATTTTATTATCTTTTCTTCCCTGTCACATTTGTTATGAATCGTTTGGCGGGAGGTGTTCTCACTCTCTTCCGATTACAACGTACGGGTGATAAGTATGTTCACTCTGCAGAAGAATTGATGATCATCATCGAAGAACAAAGAAAACAAGGTCGGATTGATAATGCAGAGATGCAACTCATCCAAAAGACTTTTGATTTTTCCGAACATACTGCCAAAGATGTAATGACACATAGGCTTTCTATCATTGGAATTTCTCAAGAGTCAACGATTGATAAGATGCTTCCCCTCATTGCAGAACATAGTTTTTCAAGATACCCGGTATATGATCAAACTTTGGATCGTATTGTCGGGATTGTTCATGTACAGAAATATTTAAAATGGCAAGCGGCACATCTTTCTGCCAAGGGTAAAAAAGAGAAGATCACTGTGATTATGGAAAAGGATTTTGTTAAGGTTCCAGAATCTATGTCCATTGAACGAGTGATGACCAAACTTCGCGAGAAAAAACAACATATGGCAATTGTCATTGATGAATATGGTGGAGTTTCCGGATTACTGACGTTAGAAGATATTATAGAAGAATTTTTTGGTGAAATCCGGGATGAAACGGACTCCGATGAAGTAGATGTAACTTCAACGAATAAAAAAACAAAGGCCATTACTCTGGATGGAGAGACTGAACTTTCTAGTTTGACTGGCATTTTAGAAGGGGAAGAACCTTCTGATATGGAAGAAGTTCGAACCATTGCTGGTTATTTTATGGAAAAGAACGAGGATATGCCAAAAGAGGGTAGCATCGTTCAAATTAAAAAAGGTAGTCTAAAAGTAAAAAAGATGGAAGGTAATAAAATCATTTCCATTTTGTTTACTCCGAAACTAGAAGAAGATCATGATTCTGAAATGGAGAGGGAGCTCTCTTACGAGGACAGGTAG
- a CDS encoding phosphopantothenoylcysteine decarboxylase, producing MKEIVIAVSGSIASYKACDLVRGLTKQGYPVRVIMTSNATKFVGKITFEALTGKPVRVDEFDTGMAHIEIKNIASVLAVVPASANIIGKMANGIADDLVTSTYLACTSPVLVAPSMNPGMYLHPAVQRNLKTLEKDGVTIVSPDKGIVVCGDEGYGKLATVESITEQIIKLHTKNS from the coding sequence ATGAAAGAAATTGTGATTGCTGTTTCTGGATCCATAGCTTCCTACAAGGCATGTGATTTGGTAAGAGGGCTTACCAAACAAGGATACCCTGTTCGTGTGATCATGACTTCCAATGCTACCAAATTTGTTGGTAAAATTACCTTCGAAGCTTTGACTGGAAAACCAGTTCGTGTGGATGAATTTGATACGGGTATGGCACATATCGAAATCAAAAACATTGCTTCAGTTCTCGCTGTAGTGCCGGCTTCCGCCAATATCATTGGGAAAATGGCAAATGGAATCGCTGACGATTTAGTCACCTCCACTTATTTAGCTTGCACCTCGCCTGTGTTAGTTGCTCCTTCAATGAATCCTGGAATGTATTTACATCCTGCGGTCCAAAGGAATTTAAAGACCTTGGAAAAAGACGGTGTGACTATCGTTTCTCCTGATAAGGGAATTGTTGTTTGTGGTGATGAAGGATACGGTAAACTCGCAACTGTCGAATCCATCACCGAACAAATTATCAAACTCCATACAAAGAATTCATGA
- a CDS encoding phosphopantothenoylcysteine decarboxylase — MNLKFKRVIVTSGPTREWIDPVRYISNASSGKMGYEIAKSFLLYPVEVIYIHGNTLERYTNVPGAKLNIEVETTIQLRDAVLSQITNDSLLVMAAAPADFRPIMTAEHKIKKEKTSEGTRGLLLELEENPDVLQQVTEYVAEHKIENSIRVGFAAETRELEKYAKDKLTRKGLHFIVGNYVGAGKGFGEVDSSVRIFSAKGLEKEIGPLPKEKIAEALVQFLVSV, encoded by the coding sequence ATGAACTTAAAATTCAAACGAGTGATCGTTACTTCGGGCCCAACTCGGGAATGGATTGATCCTGTACGTTATATCTCCAATGCCTCTTCGGGAAAGATGGGTTATGAAATTGCTAAGTCTTTTTTGTTATATCCTGTCGAAGTGATTTACATTCACGGAAATACATTGGAACGCTATACAAATGTTCCTGGCGCCAAACTCAATATAGAAGTGGAAACTACCATTCAATTACGAGATGCAGTTTTGTCTCAGATTACTAACGATAGTTTGCTTGTGATGGCGGCGGCTCCTGCCGATTTTCGCCCTATCATGACAGCAGAACATAAAATCAAAAAAGAAAAAACTTCCGAAGGAACGAGAGGCCTTCTTCTCGAGTTAGAAGAAAATCCTGATGTATTACAACAAGTCACTGAGTATGTAGCAGAACATAAAATAGAGAATTCGATTCGTGTTGGTTTTGCTGCCGAAACAAGAGAACTAGAAAAATATGCAAAGGACAAACTAACAAGAAAAGGCCTTCATTTTATTGTGGGAAACTACGTAGGTGCTGGCAAAGGGTTCGGAGAAGTGGATTCTAGTGTTCGTATCTTTAGTGCCAAAGGTTTGGAAAAAGAAATCGGGCCACTGCCGAAAGAAAAAATCGCAGAGGCTTTAGTTCAGTTTTTAGTGTCCGTTTGA
- a CDS encoding DMT family protein produces the protein MITIILLILSNIFMTFAWYGHLKFAKSNNMFYIILFSWGIAFFEYVLMVPANRIGYSVYKFEGFQLKIIQEVITIFVFILFATLFLGEKLKWNYIVSFGLILLAGYFAFGFGNKSNGH, from the coding sequence ATGATCACTATCATCCTACTGATTCTTTCCAATATCTTTATGACCTTCGCCTGGTATGGCCACTTGAAGTTTGCCAAGTCCAACAATATGTTTTATATCATTCTCTTTTCTTGGGGAATCGCATTTTTTGAATATGTACTTATGGTTCCTGCAAACCGAATTGGATATTCTGTTTATAAATTTGAGGGGTTCCAATTAAAGATCATACAAGAAGTAATCACTATCTTTGTGTTCATTCTGTTCGCCACTCTTTTCCTAGGAGAAAAGCTCAAGTGGAATTATATCGTTAGTTTTGGACTGATCCTTCTTGCCGGTTACTTTGCGTTTGGTTTTGGGAATAAATCAAACGGACACTAA